ATATTCACGCCCCTCAAACACATCGACAGCGACCTCGTGGGGACTCGCTTTACGTGGCAGGTAATGGAAGACCAGTCGATTTCCGACGTGGCCCATAGCACTCCAAGCCCGGCCGTCAAGCGGCGTCGTCGCTCCGATGAGGGCGAATCGATAGTCGCCGTCGTAGCCACGCGAGCCGTGTGATCCAGTATCTCGGTGATAGCCTGAACCGTCCATCACTCGGGCGATTGTCGCCATCGTCGACCGAATCTGCTCGAAACTACCGCTAAACCAGCCTGCCATATCCGGATTGACGAGCGACTTGCGACGGATCTTCGGTAACAGATCGTACTCTGCTAGCTCCTCCTCATTCTTGGACGGTTCATGACTTACGAACGCGGCGGGGGTGAGGTCGTCGCTCCAGTAGACTAGTTCCTCGTCGTTGAACTCGGCCCCTTTGAGGAAGTCGAGAGCCGTAGTCTTCCCTGCGCCGCTAGGACCGACAACAGCGATCCCCTCACAGCTATCCGGTCCGTCTAGCAGCAACGTCGTCTTCGTTGAGAGAACAGCCTCCGTGACGAGCGCGATACGCTTATCGAACACGTCCTCGACATCCTGAAGGACGGCGTCAAGGTTAGAAGCTGTACTATCGAGGTTAGTCATCAGAGACCTCCGGCTTCGAGAAGACTCTGTTCCAATGGTTGCTCTTACGTGGCTCAGATTTGACTGAGACTAATCTACGCGGAATCGTTGCGTGAGCGGCTACTATGTATCCGTCAATAACGCGAACCCAGTCTACCTCACACAGAGGATGAGCAATAATCCATCTAATAGCGGGAGGGACTTCGGTGGAGATCGTCATTCGGTCTGTTTCCTTGGAGCCGTACAGACGGACCTCCTTCTCGCAGGGGAACATCTCGGGGTCTTCCCGAACTTCTCTGTTCTGGAGCAGCTCGGGATCCGGGTCATTGATCCTCATGATCGGACCCCTCCATATTTGCTGCTATAGTCAATACCTGATACTGTCGACTTCCATGACCGCTTAGGACGGTCAATCTGTGTTCGGCTCATTTGTGGTCCTACGGGATTCAACTGAGGTTTCCCTGAGACCCCACGACCGCCTACCTACGGTATCGGCATCACCGTCCTCGACACTCCGAGGGCGGTCGTTCTAAAATCCAAGAGTGACATTTGATGTATTACAGCGTCAGTTCGCCACCTACATTAACATTTCGACACTCTAAGCAGTGTAAAAATCTAAAAATCGATTAATTTATACCGATTTCGTGTCGCCGAACTTCTGGTAAGCATCTTTGACATCATCGTCGAGGATTCTAAGATAGCGTTCAGTCGTATCCAAGTTCTTGTGGCCCAAGTGCTTCTGGAGCGTCCGAATGTCGACACCGGACTTCAGAGCGTGGATAGCGTGTCCGTGCCGTAAGCTATGTGTCGTGATTCGCCATTTCGGCTTCCCGCCGGCGTCTGTGTACATCTGCTCTTGACAACCGGCGTTCTTGGCTGCCTGAACCACTAGCTTCCCGACCGTCTGTCTCGAAATCTGCTCTGATCGTTGACTCGGAAAGAGGTACGGGGACGTGGTCGATGGCCCATACGCATCCCGATACCCGCTATCGATCCACTGGTCGAGAAGGAAATCAAGAGATGGCTGGTAGTAGACTGTCCGCCAGTCGTCCGTCTTACTGGAATAGACCCGAATGCTCCGCTCCTCTCGGTCGATATTCTCTAGCTCCATACCAGCGAGTTCGTGACCTCTGACTCCGGTCTGCCACAGAAGCCGGATGATCAGCCGGTTCCGAAGTTGTGGCGACGGAGCGTGTTCGACCATCGCCTCCTTCTCGTCCTCGGTGACGTAGACGACATCTGCCTCGTTGTGCTTCTTCGTCCCGTTCGTGAGCGACCGTAGGTTACTCTGGTCGATTTCGTCGGCCGGGTTCTCCTCGATGACGTCCTTCCGGTCGAGGAATTTGTAGAACAGGCGAACACCGGACAGAGAGCTGTCGATTGAATTGGGTGCGTACCCCTTGTTCGCCAAGTGAGCGAGGAAGTCCTCAATTTCGAGCGGTCCAATCTCAGTCGGTTCGTATCCCGTCTCCTCCAGCCACTCGTTGAATCGGCGGAGCGCGTTCTTCCGTGCTTCGTGCGTGCCCGCTGACTTCATCCCCTTGACCCGCTTGAGAAAGCGGTTCATATGGTCGTTCTCGAACTCGGGCATCGATCACACCTCCTTGTAGTAGCGGCCGTCGTCGGTCTCTCTGACCGCATACGTCGTCTCCTGTAGGTGGTCGAGAGCGGCCTGTATCTGGTACCGAGGCACGTCGAGTCGCTCCGACAGCCACTCAATCGATCCCTGTTCCGGAGCAGGGACGCCGTCTGCCGTTTCGGAAATAACTGGCTCCGTGTGGGCCTCCTTCTTCGAGGGAAGCATCTCGAAGATATCGTCCGCAAGGGCCTCCGTTTCGGGTCCAACCGCCTCGCCGGTGACGGCTTCCCGAACGTCCGTGAGTTGCCCTTTGATCCCGTCGAGGTGCTGTGCGAGTTGCTCCTGTTGGGTGTTCAGTTCCGTTAGCTGTTCGTGGATCTCCTGCGAGACCTCTCCACTGGAGCCGCTGGCTCGGTCGTGGAGGTATCGATTGACGGCTACGCGCACGAGTTGCGAGAGTGAATCGGCGTCGGGGTCGTCCTGAGCAGCCGACTCCCACTCATCTTTGGTGTCTGGATACACAGCAAGGGTGACGATCTCGTTTCGACGATCCTCGCCGTTCATTCTGACCGCCCCACGTTGTAGTCCTGTTCGGGATCGAAGCACTCGAAGCACGGGAGATCGTCGCCATCTGGACCGGCACACCATTCCTTATCATTCTGACAAGTATCGTCCTCCTCGTCAATAGTCGGTTTAGCGAACTGGTCGATAGTCGTGACAGCGCGGCCGCTGTAAGGCGTTTCTGAAGCCATCTCTACATAGCATACTAAGACTGATAGGATATTAATTGTATTGGATAGTTGACACTATATCTTGGGCATATGCCCTAGAGAATATCTGGAGAATATAAACTCGCGCATTCGCCGACGGCAAGGCGGCTACGCGAAGCGGAGCCGTCGAAAACCATAGCCGGCGGGACCGCGCCGGACCGACTACTCCCCGACCGCCGTCCCGGACTGCCCGCGGCGCCCGCCGAGCGTCACGAGGAACAGTATCGCCAGCCCCACGAAGTACATCGCCACCATCGGGAGCGCGATGAGGAGCATCGTGTAGAGGCTGTCCGGCGTGACGAGCGCGCCGAACGCGAACATCGAGATGACGGGGACGCGCCAGCGCCGCCGCATCGTGTCATAGGAGACGATGCCGCCGAGGTGGAACAACACCATCGTCACCGGGATGTCCGCGAGCAGGCCGATACCGGCGGTGAGCAGGAACACCGTCCACGCGAAGTTGCTGACGGTGTAACTGATCATCATCTCCGCGCGGAGCGCGTCGTAGACGAGGTAGGAGATGACCTCGGGCGCGACGAACGTGTAGCCGACGTAACTCCCGGCGAGCAGGCCGCCGACGATGCCGCCGCCCCAGACGGCGATGGTGCGCCGGTCGCCGGTCACCCAGCCGCGGTCGGCGAGCGCCGGCCACACGTAGTAGACCATCAACGGGAGCACGCAGATGGCGGCCAGCACGGTCGAAATCTTCACCTGGAAGACGAGCGCCTCGACCGGGTGGAGCGTGATGGGCCAGTCGACGGTGCCCGCGGGCTGGACGTCCTGGGGGATGCGCGCGATGAAGTCGTCCCGCAGGTCGCCGAAGCCGCCGTAGTAGAGCCACCCGAAGATGCCGACGAGCAGCGCCATGAACGACCCGACGATGCGGAACGCGCGCGACCGCAGGCTGTCGAAGATAAAGCGGATGTCGTAGTAGTAGCCGCCGATGTCGTCCTCGGTGGTCTCCTCCTCGGTGAACGCGTCCACCATCCCGGCGGCCGTGGACTGGACGGGGTTCGAGTCCTCGCCCTCGCCCTCCGCGGCGGCTTCGGCTTCCGCTTCGAGGCGTTCCTGGACCTGGTCGTAGCGGTTCAAAATCGCCTGGGCTTTCTCGTCGTCGCCGTCCTCCATGGCGTCTTGGGCTTCAGCGAGCGCCTCGCCCTCGCTCATCTGCGCGAACGTCTCGGGCGGCGCGGCGCGAACGCCGGGCGCGTCGAGGATGCCGAGGTCGATGTCCGCCGGGGAGGCGCCGGGGCCGCCGCGCGCGGCGACGGTCTGTGCGGCGCGCTCGATGGCGACGTACACGTAGTAGAGGAGCGCGGCGAGGAGCGCGAGCGCGGCGAAGATGCCGCCCAGAATCAGGTAACTGGTCGCGGGGTCGACGCCGAACGCCTCGGCGGCGGTCGGGACGTTCACGGACGACCCGATGAAGTCGAGGGCGTCGTTGAACGCGGCGACGCCGCCAAAGTCCCCGACCGCGTAGCCCGCGGCGAACCCGAGGACGCCCGCGCCGAGCACGCGGTTCCAGCGCTCCCGGAACACGCCGCTGACGTCGACGTGTTCGCGGCCGCGTTTCATCGTCACGACGACCTTCGCGAGGTACAGCGAGAGGCCGTAGAGGAGGATGAGCGGCGCCGCCCACAGAATCTGCGTGAACGGGTCCGGCGGCGAGAAGAACGCGCCGAACGCGAAGATGCCGACGACGGCGTACTTCCACTTGTCGCGGAACGTCTCGTAGGGGACGATGCCGGAGTACGACAGCGCCGACATCAGCAGCGGGAGCTGGGCGGCGAGCGAGAACGAGAGCGCGAGGAAGAAGATGAACTCCGTCCACTTCACGATGGAGTACTTCGGCGCGAGGCCGGCGCCCGTGGCGTTCCCCGCGAGGAAGTCGAACATCAGCGGGAAGAACAGGAAGTAGGCGTACGCGATGCCGACGACGGCGAGCACCGCGCTCATCGCAGCCAGTCCGAGAATCTGGAGCGTGGAGACGTTGACGTCGGGGATTATGTCGCGTTCCTGCAGGGGTTCTCTGGCGTGATAGAGCAGGACTGGAATCGCGGCGGCGCCGCCGGCGAACAGCCCGATTTTCACCTGCATCAGGATGACGTCGAACGGCGTCTGCGCGATGACGGACGCGCTCTCGACGAGCAGGTCCTCCCGGAGTTGGGGCCAGACGTACAGCCGCATCAGGAAGATGCCGCCGAGCAGGCCGACGACGAACGCGATGAAGACGTGCTGGAGGCGTCGCTGTGCGGAACCGAGCAACACCCCGATGGTCTCCCGGCCGGAGTTGATGGCGCGGGCCGTCCCAGGGTCCACGATGTCCGAGCCGGAGTCACTCATTGGGTTCGGGTTGCCCGCTCGCAATTATCAATCTTCCCGTCGAACGCCAAAAGAAAGCCTATAACGGCCCCGTCGCCAAGTGGCGTACAGGAATGGCCGAGGAACCGGACGGCGGGCGAGAGGAGGTCGGCGAGCGCGAGCCGCGCGTCGATTGGACGTCCCTCCAGCCCGCCGTCCGTCGCGTCGGAGACGGCGAGGACAGCGCCGAGAGCGCGTCCTCGGACCGTCCGTCCGGCTGGGCGCACTTGCCGCCGGCGGCCCGGCGCGTCGAGGAATCGGGCGCCGGCGACGAGTGGGACGGCCCCGACCTCCAGCCGCCGGGCCTCCGGGAGGGCGAGACGGCGGCGACGGACCCGCAACTGCTCGCCGACGACGAACACCAGGCCGACGAGCCGGAGGGCGACGTGCCGTCGCCCGACGACCACGAGGTCGTCGACCCGGCGAGCGCGCCCGAGCCGGAGGGAACCGACGGGCTGGTCGCGAACGCGCCGGAGACCGACGAGGAGGCGCCGCTCGCGGTCCACGTCGAGGAGATGATAAAGCGCCTCGCCATCGTCATCGCCGTCGCGGGGCTGGCGAGCGTCGTCGTCTTCCCGCTCACGGAGGAGCTCGTCACCACCATCTGGGACTACGTGTTGCCGGGGTCGGGCGACGAGGTCGTCGACCCGCGCGTCTACCACCCGCTGGAACTCATCATCACGCAACTGAAGGTGGCGAGTCTCGCGGGCCTCGTGGTCGCGCTGCCGGCGTTCGTCTACGAGTCGTACGCGTTCATGCGGCCGGGGCTCTACGAGAACGAGCGACGGTACTACCTCGCCGCGGTGCCGACGAGCCTGGTGTTGGCGGTGCTGGGCGTGTTCTTCGCGTACTTCATCGTCCTGCCGTACACGATGGACTACTTCCAGGGGTACACGCAGGGCACGGCGGACGTGGCGTTCGCGCTCGGCACGACGTTCAACCTCATCCTGATGGTGATGGGGTATCTCGCCGTGGTCTTCCAGATTCCGCTGTTCATCATGCTCGCCATCATGCTCGGCGTGGTGACGCGGCGGTGGCTGGAGGACCGCCGGCTCCTCTTCTGGGCGGCGTTCGCGGGTATCTCCTTTACGTTCGGCGCCATCGACCCGACGGGCGTCGTCCCCATCATCGTCGCGCTCACGATGATTGCGCTGTTCGAGGCGACGCTCGCGCTCCTGCGGTGGACCGGAAACTAGGCCCCGGCCCGACAGTTTAAACCGCGGGACGGGCCTACCCGACTCCAATGAGAGTCGCGGAGGTTCCGGGCCTGCCCGACGGCGTGGCCGACTACTTCGAGGCCGAGGGCATCGAGGAGCTGTACCCGCCGCAGGGCGAGGCCGTCGAGCGGGGGGTCACGGAGGGCGAGAGCCTGGTGGCGAGCGTGCCGACCGCCAGCGGGAAGACGCTGGTCGCGCAGTTGGCGATGCTGTCCGCCATCGCCGAGGCGGACGGCGACGGCGCCGCGTTCGGCGGCGACGGGACTGCCCTCTACATCGTCCCGCTGCGGGCGCTCGCCGGCGAGAAGGCCGGCGAGTTCGAGGCGTTCGAGCAGTTCGGGCTGTCCGTCGGCGTCTCCACGGGAAACTACGAGAGCGACGGCTCCCGGCTGTCGGACAACGACATCGTGGTCGCCACCTCGGAGAAGGTCGACTCGCTGGTGCGGAACGGCGCGGACTGGATCGACGACCTCTCCTGCGTGGTCGCCGACGAGGTCCACCTCGTGGACGACGACCACCGCGGCCCGACGCTGGAAGTGACGCTCGCGAAACTCCGCCAGCGCGTCGCTGACTTACAGGTCGTCGCGCTGTCCGCGACGGTCGGGAACGCGGACGAACTCGCGGACTGGCTGGACGCCGAACTCGTGGACTCGGACTGGCGCCCCATCGACCTGCGGACGGGCGTCCACTACGGGGAGGCGGTCCACTACGACGACGGCACGCAGGCCGAACTCTCGGTGGGGTCGGGGAGCCAGACGGCGGCGGTCGTCGACGACACCTTACAGGACGACGGGTCGACGCTCGTGTTCGTGAACTCGCGGCGGAACGCGGAGGCGTCGGCCCGACGGCTCGCGGACGTGGCGAAGACCGCACTCACCGACGAGGAGCGCGCCGACCTCCGCGAGGTCGCCGACGAGATTCGGGCCGTGAGCGACACGGAGACGAGCGACGACCTCGCGGACGCCGTGGCGAAGGGCGCGGCGTTCCACCACGCAGGCCTCGCACGCGAACACCGCGAACTCGTGGAGGAAGCGTTCAGGGACCGCCTCGTGAAGGTGGTCTCGGCGACGCCGACGCTCGCGGCGGGCGTGAACACGCCGAGCCGCAGAGTGGTCGTGCGCGACTGGCAGCGATACGACGGGACGGCGGGCGGGATGCAGCCACTCGACGTGCTGGAAGTCCACCAGATGTTCGGGCGCGCCGGGCGTCCGGGCCTCGACCCGTACGGCGAGGCCGTCCTGCTCGCGAACAACCACGACGAACTCGAGGAACTGTTCGACCGGTACGTGTACGCCGACCCGGAACCGGTGCGCTCGAAGCTCGCGGCCGAACCGGCGCTGCGCACGCACGTCCTCGCGGCCGTCGCGACGGGCTTCACGACCACCGAGGAGGCGCTCCACGAGTTCCTCGGGGAGACGCTCTATGCTACTCAGACCGACGACCCCGGGCGCCTCCGGAGTGTCACGCGGGACGTGCTCGCGTACCTCGACCGGAACGGGTTCGTGGAGCGCGAGGACGGCGCGCTCCGCGCGACAAACACCGGCCACCTCGTGAGCCAACTGTACGTCGACCCGATGAGCGCGGCGACCATCGTCGACGGCCTGCGGGACGCCGCGCGAGCGAACTCGGATTCGAGCGCGGACGCCGACGCGTCGGCGGGCTTCCAGACCGCGAACGAACTCCGAGCAGACGAGGAACTGCCCGCGGACGCGAGCGCGGACCCGTCGCCGCTCGGCCTCTACCACCTCGTGAGCCGGACGCCGGACATGTACGAACTGTACCTGCGGTCGGGCGACCGGGAGACGTACACCGAACTCGCATACGAGCGCGAGGACGACCTGCTCGGGCCGGCGCCCCGCGAGGAGGCGCCCGACTGGGAGGACTGGCTGTCGGCGCTGAAGACCGCGAAACTGCTCGACGACTGGACGTCGGAGTTGGACGAGGACCGCATCGCGGAGCGCTACGACGTCGGGCCGGGGGACATCCGCGGGAAGGTGGAGACGGCGGAGTGGCTGTTGCAGGCGGCCGAGCGCCTCGCGGGCGAACTCGACGTGGACTGCGCGGCGTCGGTGCGGGCGGCCCGGAAGCGCGTGCAGTACGGCGTCCGCGAGGAACTGCTGGACCTCGCGGGGGTGAGAGACGTGGGTCGGAAGCGCGCGCGGCGCCTCCACAACGCGGGCATCGAGTCCCGCGCGGACCTCCGGGACGCGGACAAGTCCGTGGTGCTGGGGGCGGTGCGGGGCCGGGAGGCGACGGCCGAGCGGATTCTGGAGAACGTCGGCCACCGGAACCCCGAGATGGGCGAGGTGGACGCGGACACGGAGACGACGGCGGCCGTGGAGGCCGAGGAGCGCGACGGGCAGGCGAGTCTGGGTGATTTCTCGTGAAGGTCGTCGAGGGCGTCGCGCGCGTCGACGACGTGGACGCGTTCGTCGCCGAATTGGGCGACGTGGGCGACGAGTACGGCTGTGCGGTGCAGGCGTTCGACGCCGACTACGTCGCCGGCCGCGCGCACCTCGAAGCCGCC
The nucleotide sequence above comes from Halobacterium litoreum. Encoded proteins:
- a CDS encoding tyrosine-type recombinase/integrase produces the protein MPEFENDHMNRFLKRVKGMKSAGTHEARKNALRRFNEWLEETGYEPTEIGPLEIEDFLAHLANKGYAPNSIDSSLSGVRLFYKFLDRKDVIEENPADEIDQSNLRSLTNGTKKHNEADVVYVTEDEKEAMVEHAPSPQLRNRLIIRLLWQTGVRGHELAGMELENIDREERSIRVYSSKTDDWRTVYYQPSLDFLLDQWIDSGYRDAYGPSTTSPYLFPSQRSEQISRQTVGKLVVQAAKNAGCQEQMYTDAGGKPKWRITTHSLRHGHAIHALKSGVDIRTLQKHLGHKNLDTTERYLRILDDDVKDAYQKFGDTKSV
- the tatC gene encoding Sec-independent protein translocase TatC, which codes for MSDSGSDIVDPGTARAINSGRETIGVLLGSAQRRLQHVFIAFVVGLLGGIFLMRLYVWPQLREDLLVESASVIAQTPFDVILMQVKIGLFAGGAAAIPVLLYHAREPLQERDIIPDVNVSTLQILGLAAMSAVLAVVGIAYAYFLFFPLMFDFLAGNATGAGLAPKYSIVKWTEFIFFLALSFSLAAQLPLLMSALSYSGIVPYETFRDKWKYAVVGIFAFGAFFSPPDPFTQILWAAPLILLYGLSLYLAKVVVTMKRGREHVDVSGVFRERWNRVLGAGVLGFAAGYAVGDFGGVAAFNDALDFIGSSVNVPTAAEAFGVDPATSYLILGGIFAALALLAALLYYVYVAIERAAQTVAARGGPGASPADIDLGILDAPGVRAAPPETFAQMSEGEALAEAQDAMEDGDDEKAQAILNRYDQVQERLEAEAEAAAEGEGEDSNPVQSTAAGMVDAFTEEETTEDDIGGYYYDIRFIFDSLRSRAFRIVGSFMALLVGIFGWLYYGGFGDLRDDFIARIPQDVQPAGTVDWPITLHPVEALVFQVKISTVLAAICVLPLMVYYVWPALADRGWVTGDRRTIAVWGGGIVGGLLAGSYVGYTFVAPEVISYLVYDALRAEMMISYTVSNFAWTVFLLTAGIGLLADIPVTMVLFHLGGIVSYDTMRRRWRVPVISMFAFGALVTPDSLYTMLLIALPMVAMYFVGLAILFLVTLGGRRGQSGTAVGE
- a CDS encoding twin-arginine translocase subunit TatC, translated to MAEEPDGGREEVGEREPRVDWTSLQPAVRRVGDGEDSAESASSDRPSGWAHLPPAARRVEESGAGDEWDGPDLQPPGLREGETAATDPQLLADDEHQADEPEGDVPSPDDHEVVDPASAPEPEGTDGLVANAPETDEEAPLAVHVEEMIKRLAIVIAVAGLASVVVFPLTEELVTTIWDYVLPGSGDEVVDPRVYHPLELIITQLKVASLAGLVVALPAFVYESYAFMRPGLYENERRYYLAAVPTSLVLAVLGVFFAYFIVLPYTMDYFQGYTQGTADVAFALGTTFNLILMVMGYLAVVFQIPLFIMLAIMLGVVTRRWLEDRRLLFWAAFAGISFTFGAIDPTGVVPIIVALTMIALFEATLALLRWTGN
- a CDS encoding ATP-dependent DNA helicase — translated: MRVAEVPGLPDGVADYFEAEGIEELYPPQGEAVERGVTEGESLVASVPTASGKTLVAQLAMLSAIAEADGDGAAFGGDGTALYIVPLRALAGEKAGEFEAFEQFGLSVGVSTGNYESDGSRLSDNDIVVATSEKVDSLVRNGADWIDDLSCVVADEVHLVDDDHRGPTLEVTLAKLRQRVADLQVVALSATVGNADELADWLDAELVDSDWRPIDLRTGVHYGEAVHYDDGTQAELSVGSGSQTAAVVDDTLQDDGSTLVFVNSRRNAEASARRLADVAKTALTDEERADLREVADEIRAVSDTETSDDLADAVAKGAAFHHAGLAREHRELVEEAFRDRLVKVVSATPTLAAGVNTPSRRVVVRDWQRYDGTAGGMQPLDVLEVHQMFGRAGRPGLDPYGEAVLLANNHDELEELFDRYVYADPEPVRSKLAAEPALRTHVLAAVATGFTTTEEALHEFLGETLYATQTDDPGRLRSVTRDVLAYLDRNGFVEREDGALRATNTGHLVSQLYVDPMSAATIVDGLRDAARANSDSSADADASAGFQTANELRADEELPADASADPSPLGLYHLVSRTPDMYELYLRSGDRETYTELAYEREDDLLGPAPREEAPDWEDWLSALKTAKLLDDWTSELDEDRIAERYDVGPGDIRGKVETAEWLLQAAERLAGELDVDCAASVRAARKRVQYGVREELLDLAGVRDVGRKRARRLHNAGIESRADLRDADKSVVLGAVRGREATAERILENVGHRNPEMGEVDADTETTAAVEAEERDGQASLGDFS